From the Primulina tabacum isolate GXHZ01 chromosome 3, ASM2559414v2, whole genome shotgun sequence genome, one window contains:
- the LOC142540815 gene encoding protein SHORT ROOT IN SALT MEDIUM 1-like isoform X1, whose product MYASRGSNNTYGQQQPYSSRSSYASQNLGSAYSGHPSAAEKPLHYGGQYSSVYGSAAQQISPMVAKGSATTTLEGRSNYGSSIPDSPRFASNDYVSSSSHDYGHKVDQLYSDRNSDYPAIDRQQYDGSHRSYVGRDLPSETIGRYVDSVSFGQEHQSKMYDRVEQATVLRQEQMLKAHTLSTPIEGGARQADYLAARALVHRPAQDPIAYGGRIDPDLRSLALVSGSSYSGQHTTSILGAAPQRSVDELIYAQNSNPGYGVSLPPGRDYGAGKSHITTLLESDYPSSMLARVGHPRVDDRKDDRSRHGRELDRRDHEKRDYLLEREKEREREKERLREHEREREREREREREREREREREQERERERERIRERERERDKEREKERQRREKERDRELKRSLELRRERTPSRLSRDRRGSSQAKDVRSARRESPRHEILHRPQSQHHSPVRQKRREYVCKIFSFSFVADERDYLSLDKRYPRLYVSPECSKVIVNWPKKNLMLHFYTPVSFEHDFVEDTTSMERTESPSKQLGTDVTKARQTTVWNAKILLMSGLSQNALAELSSQRNYDDRVPHFCNMLRFSILKRNNSLMAIGGPWDAIDGIDPSVDDSSLIQTALRYAKDVTNLDLKNCQHWNRFLEIHYQRVGKDGLFSHNEVTVLYVPNLTQCLPSLDLWREQWLNHKKAVSERELKLTMKKEITGDKEVVTKGPSAEDNKKEKDADTMDDKGNLVSEEGDEKNQSVGSKEVIVNEEKNVAKSVQGENFSAQTAVGVKPGKKKIIKRIVKKKVENKKDSTENATDKNDELKKEDTEGNSILSEVVGLQKGLSSESSAIKTFARKKIVKKPVKSAAKQGASKTLECNTTNESGSTKDKTTVKSEDNTCAVVQDGSTKVTVKRKVIKRVPKKKAASADTGSIVATKDVGAIKITQLDDNKEAVNSEMKESISKDKSSPKMKQQTVILEKQEKKEEKVEKEQSSGPKIDTDIAKQNVSRNDIQTKSNEKGKPKDKKIGKDRLENDESKNKAVVKEKKKSDDPPRHPGLFLQTKGSKDSKLQSLSLSLDSLLDYSANDTEESTFEISVFAESLYEMLQYEMGCRLLGFLQKLRTKFVAKRNQGKRPREQTSKEKNEDNSSSKRVKTEDVEATKTENNDNTQKDDNNIVIEETNATKEVAEGKVEDEIEEQEPEEEDPEEEPEEDEEMIDATPHLNSSKEKLIDAEKTYHSTVSESVTLKERNEQQDTATKASKPNTNMDVRDKGKIAEDSKAKKVDKELLQAFRFFDRNRVGHIRVEDLRLIIHNLGKFLSHRDVKELVQSALLESNTGRDDRILYGELVKMTDI is encoded by the exons ATGTATGCTTCTCGAGGAAGTAATAATACCTACGGCCAGCAGCAACCCTACTCTTCCCGGTCTTCCTATGCTTCTCAAAAC TTAGGATCTGCATATTCGGGCCATCCTTCCGCAGCAGAAAAGCCGTTGCATTATGGGGGACAGTATAGTTCGGTTTATGGCTCCGCGGCACAGCAG ATTTCTCCAATGGTTGCAAAGGGATCTGCAACAACCACTTTAGAAGGCCGGAGTAATTATGGATCCTCCATTCCAGACTCGCCTAGGTTCGCATCAAATGATTATGTCTCATCTTCAAGTCATGACTATGGACATAAAGTTGACCAGCTGTATTCTGATAGAAATTCGGATTATCCCGCAATTGATAGACAACAATATGATGGGAGCCACCGTTCATATGTTGGGAGGGATTTACCTAGTGAAACCATTGGTAGATACGTTGATTCAGTTTCTTTTGGCCAAGAACATCAG TCTAAGATGTATGATCGTGTGGAACAAGCAACAGTGCTTAGGCAAGAACAAATGCTAAAGGCTCATACACTATCTACCCCTATTGAAGGGGGAGCTAG ACAAGCTGATTACCTTGCAGCGAGGGCCCTGGTTCATCGTCCTGCCCAAGATCCTATTGCCTATGGTGGAAGAATTGATCCCGACTTACGTAGTTTAGCGTTGGTTAGTGGGTCATCATATAGTGGACAACATACTACATCAATATTAGGAGCAGCTCCACAGCGAAGTGTTGATGAACTTATATATGCTCAGAATTCAAATCCTGGTTATGGAGTGAGTTTGCCTCCTGGTAGGGACTATGGAGCAGGGAAGAGCCACATTACCACATTGCTTGAATCAGATTACCCAAGCAGCATGTTGGCACGGGTTGGTCATCCAAGAGTTGATGATCGTAAAGATGACAGGAGTAGACATGGCCGGGAGCTGGATCGCAGAGATCACGAGAAAAGGGATTACTTGCTTGAGCGAgagaaagagagagagagagagaaggaGCGACTACGAGAACATGAAAGAGAGAGAGAAAGAGAACGGGAAAGAGAAAGAGAACGAGAAAGAGAAAGGGAAAGGGAACAAGAAAgagaaagagagagagaaaGAATCCGAGAAAGAGAGAGAGAACGAGACAAGGAACGTGAAAAAGAACGACAGCGAAGGGAGAAGGAGAGGGATCGAGAGCTCAAACGCAGCCTGGAATTGAGGCGTGAACGTACTCCCTCAAGACTCTCCAGGGACCGTCGAGGTTCCTCGCAGGCAAAAGATGTCAGATCTGCTCGGCGAGAATCCCCACGTCATGAAATTTTGCATAG GCCTCAATCCCAGCATCATTCCCCTGTAAGACAAAAGAGGAGAGAGTATGTCTGCAAG atcttttcatttagctttGTAGCAGACGAGAGGGATTATTTGTCATTAGATAAGCGATATCCTCGGCTTTATGTATCTCCAGAATGCTCAAAG GTTATCGTTAATTGGCCGAAGAAGAACCTGATGCTCCATTTCTACACTCCTGTGAG TTTTGAGCATGACTTTGTTGAAGACACGACTTCCATGGAGAGGACAGAATCACCTTCTAAACAACTGGGAACTGATGTGACAAAAGCAAGACAAACTACTGTTTGGAATGCGAAG ATTCTTCTGATGAGTGGACTGAGTCAAAATGCTCTGGCAGAGCTGTCATCCCAAAGAAACTATGATGACCGTGTACCGCATTTTTGCAATATGCTTAGATTTTCTATCCTCAAACGTAATAATAGTTTAATGGCAATTGGGGGCCCATGGGACGCAATTGATGGAATTGATCCATCGGTTGATGACTCCTCATTAATTCAAACAGCTCTAAG GTATGCAAAAGATGTGACCAATCTTGATCTGAAAAACTGTCAGCACTGGAATCGTTTTCTCGAG ATCCATTATCAGAGAGTTGGAAAAGATGGGCTCTTCAGTCACAACGAGGTAACTGTGTTGTATGTTCCCAATCTGACTCAGTGTCTTCCTTCCCTGGATTTATGGCGAGAACAGTGGCTTAATCACAAAAAAGCAGTTTCTGAGAGGGAGTTGAAGCTCACTATGAAGAAAGAG ATAACTGGTGACAAGGAAGTAGTCACAAAAG GGCCGTCGGCAGAGGATAATAAAAAGGAGAAAGATGCTGACACGATGGACGATAAAGGGAACCTAGTTTCAGAAGAGGGTGATGAGAAAAATCAATCTGTTGGAAGTAAAGAAGTGATTGTAAATGAGGAGAAAAATGTTGCAAAGAGTGTTCAAGGAGAAAATTTCAGTGCTCAGACAGCTGTTGGCGTTAAGCCTGGaaagaagaaaatcataaaGAGGATTGTTAAGAAAAAAGTTGAGAATAAGAAAGACTCGACAGAAAATGCCACTGACAAGAATGATGAATTGAAGAAAGAGGATACTGAAGGAAATAGTATTCTTTCTGAAGTAGTTGGGCTACAGAAGGGTTTATCATCCGAATCTTCAGCTATTAAAACTTTTGCAAGGAAGAAGATCGTGAAAAAGCCAGTGAAATCTGCTGCTAAGCAAGGCGCAAGCAAGACCCTTGAGTGTAACACAACAAATGAATCAGGGAGCACCAAGGATAAAACAACAGTTAAATCAGAAGACAACACTTGCGCTGTTGTCCAAGATGGTAGCACCAAAGTTACTGTAAAAAGGAAAGTAATTAAGAGGGTCCCGAAGAAAAAGGCTGCCTCAGCAGATACTGGCAGCATTGTGGCTACGAAGGACGTGGGAGCAATAAAGATAACTCAGTTGGATGACAATAAAGAAGCTGTTAACAGTGAGATGAAAGAGAGCATATCCAAGGATAAAAGCAGTCCCAAAATGAAACAACAAACAGTTATTCTTGAGAAGCAGGAGAAAAAGGAAGAGAAGGTGGAAAAGGAACAATCATCTGGGCCTAAAATTGACACCGATATTGCGAAGCAGAATGTTTCTCGAAATGACATTCAAACAAAATCAAATGAAAAGGGGAAGCCCAAGGACAAGAAAATAGGGAAAGATCGTCTTGAAAACGATGAGTCTAAAAACAAAGCTGTggtgaaagaaaagaaaaagagcgATGATCCTCCTCGACATCCTGGGTTGTTTCTTCAAACAAAAGGGAGCAAGGATTCAAAA CTCCAGTCATTATCACTTTCACTGGATTCACTCTTGGATTATAGTGCCAACGATACTGAGGAATCGACCTTTGAG ATATCAGTATTTGCGGAATCCTTGTATGAGATGCTACAGTATGAAATGGGTTGTCGGCTGTTGGGTTTCCTTCAG aAGCTGCGCACTAAATTTGTTGCAAAGAGGAACCAAGGAAAGAGACCGAGAGAGCAAACTTCAAAGGAGAAAAATGAGGATAACTCATCAAGCAAGCGCGTTAAGACAGAAGATGTAGAAGCAACAAAGACTGAAAATAATGACAACACTCAGAAAGATGATAACAACATTGTCATAGAAGAAACGAATGCTACTAAAGAGGTTGCCGAAGGTAAGGTTGAGGATGAAATTGAGGAGCAAGAGCCCGAGGAAGAAGATCCAGAGGAAGAACCAGAGGAAGATGAAGAAATGATTGATGCAACGCCACATCTCAACTCATCTAAAGAG AAGCTTATTGATGCGGAGAAGACATATCATAGCACTGTCAGTGAATCCGTTACTCTTAAAGAGCGGAATGAACAACAGGATACCGCTACAAAAGCTTCAAAGCCTAATACTAATATGGATGTGCGCGACAAGGGAAAGATAGCCGAGGATTCTAAGGCAAAAAAAGTTGACAAGGAGCTGCTGCAAGCTTTCAGGTTCTTTGATCGAAATCGTGTCGGACACATAAGG GTCGAAGATCTGAGGCTGATAATTCACAATCTAGGGAAGTTCCTCTCACACAGGGATGTTAAGGAACTCGTGCAAAGCGCACTCTTGGAAAGTAACACCGGCAGAGATGACAGGATTCTATATGGTGAGCTGGTGAAGATGACGGATATTTGA
- the LOC142540815 gene encoding protein SHORT ROOT IN SALT MEDIUM 1-like isoform X3 yields MYASRGSNNTYGQQQPYSSRSSYASQNLGSAYSGHPSAAEKPLHYGGQYSSVYGSAAQQISPMVAKGSATTTLEGRSNYGSSIPDSPRNSDYPAIDRQQYDGSHRSYVGRDLPSETIGRYVDSVSFGQEHQSKMYDRVEQATVLRQEQMLKAHTLSTPIEGGARQADYLAARALVHRPAQDPIAYGGRIDPDLRSLALVSGSSYSGQHTTSILGAAPQRSVDELIYAQNSNPGYGVSLPPGRDYGAGKSHITTLLESDYPSSMLARVGHPRVDDRKDDRSRHGRELDRRDHEKRDYLLEREKEREREKERLREHEREREREREREREREREREREQERERERERIRERERERDKEREKERQRREKERDRELKRSLELRRERTPSRLSRDRRGSSQAKDVRSARRESPRHEILHRPQSQHHSPVRQKRREYVCKIFSFSFVADERDYLSLDKRYPRLYVSPECSKVIVNWPKKNLMLHFYTPVSFEHDFVEDTTSMERTESPSKQLGTDVTKARQTTVWNAKILLMSGLSQNALAELSSQRNYDDRVPHFCNMLRFSILKRNNSLMAIGGPWDAIDGIDPSVDDSSLIQTALRYAKDVTNLDLKNCQHWNRFLEIHYQRVGKDGLFSHNEVTVLYVPNLTQCLPSLDLWREQWLNHKKAVSERELKLTMKKEITGDKEVVTKGPSAEDNKKEKDADTMDDKGNLVSEEGDEKNQSVGSKEVIVNEEKNVAKSVQGENFSAQTAVGVKPGKKKIIKRIVKKKVENKKDSTENATDKNDELKKEDTEGNSILSEVVGLQKGLSSESSAIKTFARKKIVKKPVKSAAKQGASKTLECNTTNESGSTKDKTTVKSEDNTCAVVQDGSTKVTVKRKVIKRVPKKKAASADTGSIVATKDVGAIKITQLDDNKEAVNSEMKESISKDKSSPKMKQQTVILEKQEKKEEKVEKEQSSGPKIDTDIAKQNVSRNDIQTKSNEKGKPKDKKIGKDRLENDESKNKAVVKEKKKSDDPPRHPGLFLQTKGSKDSKLQSLSLSLDSLLDYSANDTEESTFEISVFAESLYEMLQYEMGCRLLGFLQKLRTKFVAKRNQGKRPREQTSKEKNEDNSSSKRVKTEDVEATKTENNDNTQKDDNNIVIEETNATKEVAEGKVEDEIEEQEPEEEDPEEEPEEDEEMIDATPHLNSSKEKLIDAEKTYHSTVSESVTLKERNEQQDTATKASKPNTNMDVRDKGKIAEDSKAKKVDKELLQAFRFFDRNRVGHIRVEDLRLIIHNLGKFLSHRDVKELVQSALLESNTGRDDRILYGELVKMTDI; encoded by the exons ATGTATGCTTCTCGAGGAAGTAATAATACCTACGGCCAGCAGCAACCCTACTCTTCCCGGTCTTCCTATGCTTCTCAAAAC TTAGGATCTGCATATTCGGGCCATCCTTCCGCAGCAGAAAAGCCGTTGCATTATGGGGGACAGTATAGTTCGGTTTATGGCTCCGCGGCACAGCAG ATTTCTCCAATGGTTGCAAAGGGATCTGCAACAACCACTTTAGAAGGCCGGAGTAATTATGGATCCTCCATTCCAGACTCGCCTAG AAATTCGGATTATCCCGCAATTGATAGACAACAATATGATGGGAGCCACCGTTCATATGTTGGGAGGGATTTACCTAGTGAAACCATTGGTAGATACGTTGATTCAGTTTCTTTTGGCCAAGAACATCAG TCTAAGATGTATGATCGTGTGGAACAAGCAACAGTGCTTAGGCAAGAACAAATGCTAAAGGCTCATACACTATCTACCCCTATTGAAGGGGGAGCTAG ACAAGCTGATTACCTTGCAGCGAGGGCCCTGGTTCATCGTCCTGCCCAAGATCCTATTGCCTATGGTGGAAGAATTGATCCCGACTTACGTAGTTTAGCGTTGGTTAGTGGGTCATCATATAGTGGACAACATACTACATCAATATTAGGAGCAGCTCCACAGCGAAGTGTTGATGAACTTATATATGCTCAGAATTCAAATCCTGGTTATGGAGTGAGTTTGCCTCCTGGTAGGGACTATGGAGCAGGGAAGAGCCACATTACCACATTGCTTGAATCAGATTACCCAAGCAGCATGTTGGCACGGGTTGGTCATCCAAGAGTTGATGATCGTAAAGATGACAGGAGTAGACATGGCCGGGAGCTGGATCGCAGAGATCACGAGAAAAGGGATTACTTGCTTGAGCGAgagaaagagagagagagagagaaggaGCGACTACGAGAACATGAAAGAGAGAGAGAAAGAGAACGGGAAAGAGAAAGAGAACGAGAAAGAGAAAGGGAAAGGGAACAAGAAAgagaaagagagagagaaaGAATCCGAGAAAGAGAGAGAGAACGAGACAAGGAACGTGAAAAAGAACGACAGCGAAGGGAGAAGGAGAGGGATCGAGAGCTCAAACGCAGCCTGGAATTGAGGCGTGAACGTACTCCCTCAAGACTCTCCAGGGACCGTCGAGGTTCCTCGCAGGCAAAAGATGTCAGATCTGCTCGGCGAGAATCCCCACGTCATGAAATTTTGCATAG GCCTCAATCCCAGCATCATTCCCCTGTAAGACAAAAGAGGAGAGAGTATGTCTGCAAG atcttttcatttagctttGTAGCAGACGAGAGGGATTATTTGTCATTAGATAAGCGATATCCTCGGCTTTATGTATCTCCAGAATGCTCAAAG GTTATCGTTAATTGGCCGAAGAAGAACCTGATGCTCCATTTCTACACTCCTGTGAG TTTTGAGCATGACTTTGTTGAAGACACGACTTCCATGGAGAGGACAGAATCACCTTCTAAACAACTGGGAACTGATGTGACAAAAGCAAGACAAACTACTGTTTGGAATGCGAAG ATTCTTCTGATGAGTGGACTGAGTCAAAATGCTCTGGCAGAGCTGTCATCCCAAAGAAACTATGATGACCGTGTACCGCATTTTTGCAATATGCTTAGATTTTCTATCCTCAAACGTAATAATAGTTTAATGGCAATTGGGGGCCCATGGGACGCAATTGATGGAATTGATCCATCGGTTGATGACTCCTCATTAATTCAAACAGCTCTAAG GTATGCAAAAGATGTGACCAATCTTGATCTGAAAAACTGTCAGCACTGGAATCGTTTTCTCGAG ATCCATTATCAGAGAGTTGGAAAAGATGGGCTCTTCAGTCACAACGAGGTAACTGTGTTGTATGTTCCCAATCTGACTCAGTGTCTTCCTTCCCTGGATTTATGGCGAGAACAGTGGCTTAATCACAAAAAAGCAGTTTCTGAGAGGGAGTTGAAGCTCACTATGAAGAAAGAG ATAACTGGTGACAAGGAAGTAGTCACAAAAG GGCCGTCGGCAGAGGATAATAAAAAGGAGAAAGATGCTGACACGATGGACGATAAAGGGAACCTAGTTTCAGAAGAGGGTGATGAGAAAAATCAATCTGTTGGAAGTAAAGAAGTGATTGTAAATGAGGAGAAAAATGTTGCAAAGAGTGTTCAAGGAGAAAATTTCAGTGCTCAGACAGCTGTTGGCGTTAAGCCTGGaaagaagaaaatcataaaGAGGATTGTTAAGAAAAAAGTTGAGAATAAGAAAGACTCGACAGAAAATGCCACTGACAAGAATGATGAATTGAAGAAAGAGGATACTGAAGGAAATAGTATTCTTTCTGAAGTAGTTGGGCTACAGAAGGGTTTATCATCCGAATCTTCAGCTATTAAAACTTTTGCAAGGAAGAAGATCGTGAAAAAGCCAGTGAAATCTGCTGCTAAGCAAGGCGCAAGCAAGACCCTTGAGTGTAACACAACAAATGAATCAGGGAGCACCAAGGATAAAACAACAGTTAAATCAGAAGACAACACTTGCGCTGTTGTCCAAGATGGTAGCACCAAAGTTACTGTAAAAAGGAAAGTAATTAAGAGGGTCCCGAAGAAAAAGGCTGCCTCAGCAGATACTGGCAGCATTGTGGCTACGAAGGACGTGGGAGCAATAAAGATAACTCAGTTGGATGACAATAAAGAAGCTGTTAACAGTGAGATGAAAGAGAGCATATCCAAGGATAAAAGCAGTCCCAAAATGAAACAACAAACAGTTATTCTTGAGAAGCAGGAGAAAAAGGAAGAGAAGGTGGAAAAGGAACAATCATCTGGGCCTAAAATTGACACCGATATTGCGAAGCAGAATGTTTCTCGAAATGACATTCAAACAAAATCAAATGAAAAGGGGAAGCCCAAGGACAAGAAAATAGGGAAAGATCGTCTTGAAAACGATGAGTCTAAAAACAAAGCTGTggtgaaagaaaagaaaaagagcgATGATCCTCCTCGACATCCTGGGTTGTTTCTTCAAACAAAAGGGAGCAAGGATTCAAAA CTCCAGTCATTATCACTTTCACTGGATTCACTCTTGGATTATAGTGCCAACGATACTGAGGAATCGACCTTTGAG ATATCAGTATTTGCGGAATCCTTGTATGAGATGCTACAGTATGAAATGGGTTGTCGGCTGTTGGGTTTCCTTCAG aAGCTGCGCACTAAATTTGTTGCAAAGAGGAACCAAGGAAAGAGACCGAGAGAGCAAACTTCAAAGGAGAAAAATGAGGATAACTCATCAAGCAAGCGCGTTAAGACAGAAGATGTAGAAGCAACAAAGACTGAAAATAATGACAACACTCAGAAAGATGATAACAACATTGTCATAGAAGAAACGAATGCTACTAAAGAGGTTGCCGAAGGTAAGGTTGAGGATGAAATTGAGGAGCAAGAGCCCGAGGAAGAAGATCCAGAGGAAGAACCAGAGGAAGATGAAGAAATGATTGATGCAACGCCACATCTCAACTCATCTAAAGAG AAGCTTATTGATGCGGAGAAGACATATCATAGCACTGTCAGTGAATCCGTTACTCTTAAAGAGCGGAATGAACAACAGGATACCGCTACAAAAGCTTCAAAGCCTAATACTAATATGGATGTGCGCGACAAGGGAAAGATAGCCGAGGATTCTAAGGCAAAAAAAGTTGACAAGGAGCTGCTGCAAGCTTTCAGGTTCTTTGATCGAAATCGTGTCGGACACATAAGG GTCGAAGATCTGAGGCTGATAATTCACAATCTAGGGAAGTTCCTCTCACACAGGGATGTTAAGGAACTCGTGCAAAGCGCACTCTTGGAAAGTAACACCGGCAGAGATGACAGGATTCTATATGGTGAGCTGGTGAAGATGACGGATATTTGA